Proteins encoded in a region of the Stieleria neptunia genome:
- a CDS encoding Hsp70 family protein: MSEKHDASTDPTSTPPRFVVGIDLGTTNCAMCYVDTSAPDWQVATFRIPQCVDLGQIEKRETLPSFHYELTASEAGGQTGVLPWQNDSAKPTSCVGVFARDAGARHPGRRIHSAKSWLSHDGVDRTADFLPWHGDADVPRMSPVAASSEYLRHLRGAWDDAFAEHPLHEQDVVITLPASFDEVARELTIKAAKQAGLKRVYLIEEPQAAFYAWIDGHRHDWQDLVRPGQLILVCDIGGGTTDLTLIRVRPAGQSNDQVQFHRVAVGRHLILGGDNMDLAVAKLAEAKLNETSAGTPPSASQWDRMVQASRTVKESMLDEARGASFTLNVAAEGAKLLAGAIQVELTAEEIDATLLDGFFPRVPLSDRPSRQQSGFQEFGLPYAADPAITRHLAEFLSEHRRSGIDEQDTESADRPDLVLFNGGVLAAPAIRQRIVDSLRDWFQAPGETWQPQVLASQRLDLAVARGAAYYAMVRRGQGVRIAANLGRSYYMQVQHDPPRALCLIPGNAEAGQQFRADDHPLHLQVGAPVQFPLWVSSTRLADRVGDLVAIDPNEMSALPPICTALVRGRRREETELSVFVESELSEIGTVGMYCVDAEHGKRWKLEFDIRSTLETDRDAHTGSGETAGIVDSETVEACADAIESTFGAEPDIKPNQIVKRLESITETSRNDWPPTLIRELWQFMADLETGRRKTPAHEARWLNLAGFCLRPGYGVAVDDWRVQQMWRMLHGRLAFPASQSRTESMILWRRIAGGLTAGQQQQLAAPMLAALRSKSRRIEPHEANEFWRLIASLERLDVRQKIELGDIALKEFGRKKNVRLRPALLWALGRLGGRQPAYGPLNTTIPVAKVESWIESLVAIDPPESDVPLTLVQLGRKTGDRYRDIAAATRDKAATYLQSRQAADHFVTLLTDGGTLDRDEETAVFGDSLPLGIRLGR; encoded by the coding sequence TTGTCTGAGAAACACGACGCGTCAACGGACCCCACATCAACACCACCCCGATTTGTCGTCGGCATCGACCTGGGCACGACGAACTGCGCCATGTGCTACGTCGACACGTCCGCACCGGATTGGCAGGTCGCGACGTTTCGAATCCCGCAGTGCGTCGATCTCGGTCAAATCGAAAAGCGCGAGACGCTGCCTTCGTTTCATTACGAACTGACGGCCAGCGAAGCGGGCGGGCAAACCGGCGTGCTGCCCTGGCAAAACGATTCCGCCAAACCGACGTCCTGTGTCGGCGTGTTTGCCCGTGATGCGGGCGCGCGGCATCCCGGGCGACGCATCCATTCCGCCAAGAGTTGGCTGTCACACGACGGGGTCGACCGCACCGCCGACTTCCTGCCCTGGCACGGGGATGCCGACGTGCCACGGATGTCCCCGGTCGCCGCGTCGAGCGAGTATCTGCGTCACCTCCGCGGGGCCTGGGATGATGCCTTCGCCGAACATCCGCTGCACGAACAAGACGTGGTGATCACGTTGCCGGCGTCGTTTGACGAAGTCGCTCGTGAATTGACGATCAAAGCCGCCAAGCAGGCAGGACTGAAACGTGTTTATCTGATCGAAGAACCCCAGGCCGCCTTCTATGCCTGGATCGATGGCCATCGCCACGATTGGCAAGACTTGGTTCGGCCCGGTCAGTTGATCTTGGTCTGTGACATCGGCGGCGGCACGACCGACTTGACCCTGATTCGCGTACGGCCGGCGGGCCAGTCCAACGATCAAGTTCAGTTCCACCGCGTCGCCGTCGGTCGCCACCTGATCCTCGGCGGCGACAACATGGATTTGGCGGTCGCCAAGTTGGCCGAGGCAAAACTCAACGAGACCTCAGCCGGCACACCACCGTCGGCCAGCCAATGGGACCGCATGGTGCAAGCGTCTCGCACGGTCAAAGAATCGATGTTGGACGAAGCGCGGGGAGCCTCGTTTACGCTGAACGTGGCCGCCGAAGGGGCAAAGTTGTTGGCCGGTGCGATCCAGGTCGAACTGACGGCCGAAGAAATTGATGCCACGCTGCTGGACGGTTTCTTTCCACGCGTCCCGCTCTCCGATCGCCCGAGTCGCCAACAAAGCGGGTTCCAAGAGTTCGGGTTGCCCTACGCCGCCGACCCCGCGATCACACGCCACCTGGCAGAGTTTCTCTCCGAACATCGTCGCAGCGGCATCGACGAACAGGACACCGAGTCGGCCGATCGGCCCGATCTGGTTTTGTTCAACGGCGGCGTGTTGGCCGCACCGGCGATCCGACAGCGGATCGTCGATTCGCTGCGCGACTGGTTTCAAGCCCCCGGCGAAACCTGGCAACCCCAGGTCCTGGCGTCACAACGTTTGGACTTGGCCGTGGCCCGCGGTGCGGCGTATTACGCGATGGTCCGCCGCGGCCAGGGCGTCCGCATCGCGGCCAACCTGGGGCGTTCGTATTACATGCAAGTGCAACACGATCCGCCCCGCGCCCTGTGCCTGATCCCCGGCAACGCCGAAGCGGGACAACAGTTCCGCGCCGACGATCATCCGCTGCACCTGCAAGTCGGCGCGCCGGTGCAGTTCCCGCTCTGGGTCAGCAGCACGCGACTGGCCGATCGCGTCGGCGATTTGGTCGCGATCGATCCGAACGAGATGTCCGCGCTGCCGCCGATTTGCACGGCCCTGGTCCGCGGCCGACGCCGCGAAGAAACCGAATTGAGCGTGTTCGTGGAATCCGAGTTGAGCGAGATCGGAACGGTCGGCATGTACTGTGTCGACGCCGAACACGGCAAACGATGGAAGCTGGAGTTTGACATCCGCAGCACGCTGGAAACCGACCGCGACGCGCATACCGGAAGCGGCGAAACGGCCGGGATCGTCGATAGCGAAACCGTCGAAGCCTGCGCCGATGCGATCGAATCCACCTTCGGTGCCGAACCCGACATCAAACCCAATCAGATCGTCAAGCGACTCGAATCGATCACCGAAACCAGCCGCAATGATTGGCCGCCGACACTGATTCGCGAACTGTGGCAATTCATGGCCGACCTCGAAACCGGTCGCCGCAAAACCCCCGCCCACGAAGCCCGTTGGTTGAACCTGGCCGGCTTCTGTCTGCGGCCGGGATATGGCGTCGCGGTGGATGATTGGCGGGTGCAACAAATGTGGCGGATGCTGCACGGACGCTTGGCGTTCCCGGCGTCCCAATCACGCACCGAATCGATGATTCTGTGGCGGCGGATCGCGGGCGGACTGACGGCCGGCCAACAACAGCAACTCGCCGCACCAATGCTGGCCGCACTGCGCAGCAAATCCAGACGCATCGAGCCGCACGAAGCCAATGAGTTCTGGCGGTTGATCGCGTCGCTGGAACGGCTGGACGTGCGTCAAAAAATCGAACTCGGTGACATCGCCTTGAAAGAATTCGGCCGCAAAAAAAATGTCCGGTTGCGTCCCGCCCTGCTGTGGGCGCTGGGCCGACTCGGCGGACGCCAACCCGCCTACGGCCCGCTCAATACCACGATCCCGGTTGCCAAAGTTGAATCGTGGATCGAGTCCCTGGTCGCCATCGATCCGCCCGAATCCGACGTGCCGCTGACACTCGTTCAACTGGGGCGAAAAACGGGCGACCGCTACCGGGACATCGCCGCAGCAACCCGTGACAAAGCCGCAACGTATTTGCAGTCCAGGCAAGCGGCGGATCACTTCGTCACCCTGCTCACCGACGGCGGAACGCTGGATCGAGACGAAGAGACCGCCGTGTTCGGCGACTCGCTGCCCCTGGGGATTCGACTCGGACGATAA
- the glmS gene encoding glutamine--fructose-6-phosphate transaminase (isomerizing): MCGIVGYVGSDKAGDFLLSGLRRLEYRGYDSAGVAIHGGDTFHITRAVGRIDALASSLGQNPVDGPIGIGHTRWATHGPATQENAHPHVGGAGEVILVHNGVIENFQTLKNELIEKDYVFQSATDSEVVAHLIAEGLRVTPETPDDPSLRYVQAVQWAVAQLRGTYGLVIAFQDQPDLLIAARFGSPLVIGIGHGEYFVASDSSPLAGCTDRIVYMADHQLAVLRPGGFSVTHREQGKVTVQIQPLEAAEEEVSLQGYEHYMLKEIYEQPESLKNAMRGRLDEENATAVFGGLNLTPQQLRSVERIILTGCGTSWHSALVGEYLIEELARIPVCVEYASELRYRNPPIENNTLVFGITQSGETADTLAALRETKRKGHRTLALCNVVGSSIAQAADGGVYLHAGPEIGVASTKAYTSQCCVLAMLALYFGRIRHLSFEAGRNIIRDLQQAPGAVQEALNCNEHVKTVAEKYKDATNILYLGRQYNFPTALEGALKLKEISYVHAEGYPAAEMKHGPIALVDEKTPSVFIIPQGTTYDKVMANMEEVKARGGPIIAVASKNDPHIEAVADDVIHIPDVPAIIQPIVSVVPLQLLSYHIALLRGCDVDKPRNLAKSVTVE; the protein is encoded by the coding sequence ATGTGTGGAATTGTCGGATATGTCGGTTCGGACAAAGCGGGCGATTTCCTGCTCAGTGGTCTGCGACGCTTGGAATACCGCGGATACGACAGCGCCGGAGTGGCGATCCACGGCGGTGACACGTTCCACATCACCCGCGCGGTCGGCCGAATCGACGCCCTGGCAAGCTCGTTGGGCCAGAATCCGGTCGATGGCCCGATCGGGATCGGCCACACCCGCTGGGCCACCCACGGACCGGCGACCCAAGAAAACGCCCACCCGCACGTCGGCGGCGCCGGCGAAGTGATTCTGGTGCACAACGGCGTCATCGAGAACTTCCAAACGCTGAAAAACGAGCTGATCGAAAAAGACTACGTCTTTCAGTCCGCGACCGATAGCGAAGTCGTCGCGCATCTGATCGCCGAAGGCCTACGCGTCACCCCGGAAACTCCCGACGATCCGTCGCTGCGATACGTGCAAGCGGTCCAGTGGGCTGTCGCCCAATTGCGCGGCACCTATGGACTGGTGATCGCATTCCAAGATCAACCCGACTTGTTGATCGCCGCTCGTTTCGGCAGCCCGCTGGTGATCGGCATCGGCCACGGCGAGTACTTCGTCGCCAGTGATTCGTCCCCGCTGGCCGGTTGCACCGATCGCATCGTCTACATGGCCGATCACCAATTGGCAGTGCTCCGCCCCGGCGGATTTTCGGTGACCCACCGGGAACAGGGCAAAGTGACGGTCCAGATCCAGCCCCTGGAAGCCGCCGAAGAAGAGGTCAGCTTGCAGGGCTATGAGCACTACATGCTCAAGGAAATCTATGAACAACCCGAATCGTTGAAAAACGCGATGCGCGGCCGGTTGGACGAAGAAAACGCCACCGCCGTGTTCGGCGGATTGAACCTGACCCCGCAACAACTCCGCAGCGTCGAACGGATCATCCTGACCGGCTGCGGCACCAGCTGGCATTCCGCACTGGTCGGCGAATACCTGATCGAGGAACTCGCGCGGATTCCCGTCTGTGTCGAATACGCCAGCGAATTGCGATACCGCAACCCGCCGATCGAAAACAACACGCTGGTGTTCGGGATCACCCAAAGCGGCGAGACGGCCGACACGCTGGCCGCCTTGCGGGAAACCAAACGCAAAGGCCACCGCACGCTGGCCCTCTGTAACGTCGTGGGAAGCTCGATCGCCCAGGCCGCCGACGGCGGCGTCTACTTGCACGCCGGGCCGGAAATCGGCGTGGCCAGCACCAAAGCCTACACGTCCCAGTGCTGCGTCCTGGCCATGCTGGCGCTCTACTTCGGACGGATCCGCCACCTCAGCTTCGAAGCCGGGCGGAACATCATCCGCGACCTGCAGCAAGCCCCGGGCGCGGTTCAAGAAGCACTCAACTGCAACGAACACGTCAAAACCGTCGCGGAAAAGTACAAGGATGCCACGAATATCCTGTACCTCGGCCGCCAATACAATTTCCCGACCGCCCTGGAAGGCGCCCTGAAGCTGAAGGAAATCAGTTACGTCCACGCCGAAGGCTACCCGGCGGCAGAAATGAAACACGGCCCGATCGCACTGGTCGACGAAAAAACCCCCAGCGTGTTCATCATCCCCCAAGGCACCACGTATGACAAAGTGATGGCGAATATGGAGGAGGTGAAGGCCCGGGGAGGCCCGATCATCGCCGTTGCAAGCAAAAACGATCCGCACATCGAAGCCGTCGCTGACGATGTGATCCATATCCCCGACGTGCCGGCCATCATCCAGCCGATCGTGTCCGTCGTGCCGCTGCAGCTTCTCTCCTACCACATCGCGCTGCTGCGGGGCTGCGATGTGGACAAACCGAGGAATTTGGCGAAAAGTGTGACCGTGGAGTAG